Proteins encoded together in one Gigantopelta aegis isolate Gae_Host chromosome 8, Gae_host_genome, whole genome shotgun sequence window:
- the LOC121380142 gene encoding serine protease 30-like, whose product MSETEEDSKEAGDSRRWNLHRLYQYRPHYSQQHYTWLQQWLHNWQRHYGAVAQHHIPIWHPVGTRPRPVRPIPTEGRAREEPLDFAHFIAKWQGEVETCGQQQIQPHLRGLRIVGGLSATRGSWPWMVSLKYKPFKQHWCGGQLISNQWVLTAAHCLYAVPHPKLDIAREWTIELGRYNISAPTEATEQSFDIASMYLHSEFQLEKLLNPKPNEVPSDNDLALIKLDRPVELNKWVTPVCLPTNDMEPTARERCVILGWGATYKESHKMRLPDLLQEAVVPTYSNIRCSRFPGYKPLLTNNMLCAGYQRGSVDSCAGDSGGPLQCKHGERWFAIGSTSWGDAGSNNGCARPMRPGVYTKVANYVEWIHTILYEDYISGFDAE is encoded by the exons AAACAGAAGAAGATTCCAAAGAAGCCGGCGACAGCAGAAGATGGAACCTTCATCGTCTTTACCAATACCGTCCTCACTACAGCCAACAACATTATACGTGGTTACAGCAGTGGCTGCACAACTGGCAACGACACTACGGCGCCGTGGCTCAGCACCATATTCCAATATGGCATCCTGTGGGCACCAGGCCTAGGCCAGTGAGACCGATACCAACTGAAGGACGAGCACGAGAGGAGCCCCTGGATTTCGCCCACTTCATCGCCAAATGGCAGGGCGAGGTGGAGACTTGTGGACAGCAGCAAATCCAGCCGCATCTGAGGGGATTACGGATTGTGGGAGGATTGTCTGCAACTCGCGGTAGTTGGCCGTGGATG GTATCTCTCAAGTACAAGCCATTTAAACAACACTGGTGTGGAGGTCAACTCATCTCAAACCAGTGGGTACTCACTGCTGCTCACTGCCTCTATGC TGTCCCGCATCCTAAGTTAGATATTGCCAGGGAGTGGACCATAGAACTGGGCAGATACAACATATCAGCACCAACGGAAGCAACAGAACAATCGTTTGACATAGCCAGTATGTATCTTCACTCGGAATTTCAGCTAGAAAAG CTTTTGAATCCAAAACCCAACGAAGTTCCATCTGACAATGACCTTGCCTTGATCAAACTGGACCGACCCGTAGAACTGAACAAGTGGGTGACGCCCGTGTGTCTACCCACCAACGACATGGAGCCGACAGCTAGGGAGCGATGCGTCATCTTGGGATGGGGAGCCACCTACA AGGAGAGTCACAAAATGCGACTGCCTGACCTGCTACAGGAGGCGGTTGTGCCGACCTACAGTAACATCAGATGCAGCAGGTTCCCCGGGTACAAACCACTCTTGACCAACAACATGCTTTGTGCCGGCTACCAGAGAGGAAGCGTCGATTCGTGTGCA GGGGACAGCGGCGGCCCTCTACAATGCAAACATGGTGAAAGATGGTTTGCAATAG GCAGCACGTCGTGGGGTGATGCTGGTAGTAATAACGGCTGTGCCAGGCCAATGAGACCGGGGGTGTACACCAAGGTGGCTAACTACGTGGAGTGGATCCACACCATCCTGTACGAGGACTACATCTCAGGCTTCGACGCAGAGTAA
- the LOC121379972 gene encoding ERI1 exoribonuclease 2-like has product MTANFAQLLGAASLSLLVDPADDSKCVLVLDFVLVMKSTKELARELGFLRKRSVSNSLLSNEAKSQNSSCQPFLYLIVLDFESTCWKDCKYKTQEIIEFPCVLLNTWSGQIESEFQYYVQPSEHPVLSDFCKQLTGITQDQVEQGIPLSLCLKKFDHWISRLHKEKGVTFTVDNSKTVAALTTIVTWSDWDLGVCLQYECRRKQIRKQPVFNSWIDLRATYRKFYSRKPQGLNGALQDVGIKFEGREHSGLCDARNTARLAWRMIKDGCVMSITKTMKLSSCGRSEMVPAPIGTESVFSKTSVRQNHEVQIGKSLNRIPTTVNDSLHDHGTEAFHIHCDGTEPPKAKMCRIKSPRKPNVIAVESCQISVEKFDMRNNNVDQVSHTTSGGIMRNNNTESVSHTAGGSTGENNLDRVSHTAGGVIMRNNNVDQVSHTAGGVIMRNNNVDQVSHTAGGVIMRNNNVDQVSHTAGGVIMRNNNVDQVSHTAGGVIMRNNNTESVLHTAGGLTGKHNNENRASHTVMKNMLKHISTSESSEFISPIVLPRPCSRTPLQTLKNASIIQTPIVTPLTYKSKSSAVTPHSASSTLATRPVCTFKTPSPVTAALVNKSASTTTTPTPQSVSKTWTMKSTPPLCKCGRRSKRRLVQSPGPNIGRFFFSCGQGRGFGNRDSGCGFFQWEKESIPKGRQLSRLGHSVGKPYTPVLNMNRQLWSGVIPVLAKRQLGVHSSQNAKCLR; this is encoded by the exons gtcAACCGTTCTTGTACCTGATTGTGCTGGACTTTGAGTCAACGTGTTGGAAAGACTGCAAATATAAAACACAAGAAATAA TTGAGTTTCCATGTGTTCTGCTCAACACATGGAGTGGACAGATAGAGAGTGAGTTTCAGTACTATGTTCAGCCAAGTGAGCACCCCGTTCTGAGTGACTTCTGTAAGCAGCTTACTGGAATTACACAA GACCAGGTCGAGCAAGGTATACCGCTGTCTCTGTGCCTGAAGAAGTTTGACCACTGGATCAGTAGATTACACAAAGAGAAAGGTGTCACGTTTACTGTGGACAACAGCAAGACAGTCGCAGCCTTGACTACCATCGTCACCTGGTCAG ACTGGGATCTGGGTGTGTGTCTTCAGTATGAATGTCGCAGAAAACAAATCAGAAAACAACCAGTCTTCAATAGCTGGATAGATCTTCGAGCAACCTATCGT AAATTCTACAGTCGGAAGCCACAAGGTCTTAATGGAGCGTTACAGGATGTGGGTATCAAATTTGAAGGCAGAGAACATTCAG GTTTGTGTGATGCGAGAAACACAGCTCGTCTGGCGTGGAGGATGATCAAAGATGGTTGTGTCATGTCTATCACCAAGACAATGAAACTG tCATCATGTGGAAGATCAGAAATGGTTCCTGCACCTATAGGGACAGAGAGTGTGTTTTCTAAAACATCTGTCAGACAGAATCATGAGGTGCAAATCGGCAAATCATTAAATAGGATACCAACTACAGTGAACGACAGTTTACACGATCATGGAACGGAAGCCTTTCATATACACTGTGACGGGACAGAACCACCTAAAGCTAAAATGTGTCGCATCAAATCTCCACGGAAACCCAATGTCATTGCTGTGGAGTCTTGCCAGATTTCCGTAGAGAAATTTGATATGAGAAATAACAATGTGGACCAAGTTTCGCACACCACCAGTGGTGGAATTATGAGAAATAACAACACTGAAAGTGTTTCACACACTGCTGGTGGTTCAACTGGGGAAAATAATTTGGACAGAGTTTCACACACTGCTGGTGGTGTAATTATGAGAAATAACAATGTGGACCAAGTTTCACACACTGCTGGTGGTGTAATTATGAGAAATAACAATGTGGACCAAGTTTCACACACTGCTGGTGGTGTAATTATGAGAAATAACAATGTGGACCAAGTTTCACACACTGCTGGTGGTGTAATTATGAGAAATAACAATGTGGACCAAGTTTCACACACTGCTGGTGGTGTAATTATGAGAAATAACAACACTGAAAGTGTTTTACACACTGCAGGTGGTTTAACTGGGAAACATAACAATGAGAACAGAGCTTCACACactgttatgaaaaacatgCTGAAACATATCTCAACTTCAGAGTCATCAGAGTTTATCAGTCCCATAGTTTTACCTCGCCCTTGTTCACGAACTCCACTACAGACACTTAAAAATGCCAGCATAATACAGACTCCTATCGTTACTCCATTGACTTATAAATCAAAATCATCAGCAGTTACACCACATAGTGCATCAAGCACACTGGCCACAAGGCCTGTATGTACATTCAAAACACCCAGTCCAGTGACTGCAGCACTAGTTAATAAATCGGCATCTACTACCACAACACCAACACCCCAGAGTGTAAGCAAGACATGGACCATGAAGTCGACGCCTCCGCTGTGTAAGTGTGGCAGGAGATCAAAGAGGAGGCTTGTGCAGTCGCCCGGACCAAACATCGGCAGATTCTTCTTCTCATGCGGACAGGGGCGAGGTTTCGGCAACAGGGACTCGGGATGTGGATTCTTCCAGTGGGAGAAGGAGAGCATTCCCAAGGGCAGACAACTAAGCAGGCTGGGTCATTCAGTTGGCAAACCATACACGCctgttttaaatatgaacagacagTTGTGGAGCGGTGTCATTCCCGTTTTAGCAAAACGCCAGCTTGGCGTTCATTCTTCTCAAAATGCAAAGTGTTTACGGTGA